In one Kluyveromyces marxianus DMKU3-1042 DNA, complete genome, chromosome 4 genomic region, the following are encoded:
- the fmo1 gene encoding thiol-specific monooxygenase — protein MRVTGIKLVALDPSKIRRVAVIGAGPVGSGLTKALLNEKHFDEVKVYEKRSTFGGLWNYTKPSLKQANATSCPEVPCENPRVRLQPQNGGSDASSPLFQTAVYKYLDTNVPKILMEYKGHKFPPGTPLFPLREQVLDYIVKYSKPIEKYVSFNSEVVKVSYDDETSKYLVKTLNLLNNNVTEEKFDAVSVATGFYDLPFIPSRPGLKEWHVAYPSSVSHAKDFDCPEDFKDVQGEILIVGNSASASDLAFELALHLQRPVYKSKRSENKLPAPFDPNIKDVPDIKQFNPETKTVSFVDGTELKNVEKVIFCTGYLKSLPFLPTKDEPGVGNSILSGLIGDGRRVQNLYNHILPISLPTFGIIGLPRFVLPTRLSETQGAWLSRVWSGRIQLPSEEIQQKYHDWFVEQSGEGNKHHDLNFPWDVQYSQRLNREIRHAGNGGYFGVEWRGDQIKARSSIKALKEGYTAHFKATGKRAESIEELIESGYFKWPEDAKSCVQVPTFVP, from the coding sequence ATGAGAGTGACTGGTATCAAACTTGTAGCGCTCGATCCGAGCAAGATTCGTCGTGTGGCTGTGATTGGGGCCGGTCCAGTTGGATCGGGGCTCACAAAGgctcttttgaatgagAAGCATTTTGATGAGGTTAAAGTGTATGAGAAAAGATCAACGTTTGGTGGGTTGTGGAACTATACGAAGCCATCATTGAAGCAGGCGAATGCAACTTCTTGCCCTGAGGTACCTTGTGAAAATCCTAGAGTGAGACTACAGCCTCAGAATGGTGGTTCAGACGCGTCTTCTCCTTTGTTCCAAACTGCAGTTTACAAGTACTTGGACACCAACGTTCCAAAGATTTTGATGGAATACAAGGGCCACAAGTTCCCTCCAGGAACTCCATTGTTCCCATTGAGGGAGCAGGTGCTCGACTATATTGTGAAGTACTCGAAGCCAATTGAGAAGTATGTGAGTTTCAACTCCGAAGTTGTGAAGGTGTCTTACGACGATGAAACCAGCAAGTATTTGGTGAAGACTTTGAACTtgctcaacaacaatgttACTGAGGAGAAATTTGATGCAGTTTCTGTGGCCACAGGGTTTTATGACTTACCATTTATTCCTTCTAGGCCAGGTTTGAAGGAATGGCATGTCGCTTACCCTTCATCTGTTTCTCACGCCAAGGATTTCGATTGCCCAGAGGATTTCAAAGATGTTCAAGGCGAAATTTTGATTGTGGGAAACAGTGCTTCTGCATCTGATCTTGCATTCGAGCTTGCTTTACACTTGCAGAGACCTGTATACAAGTCTAAGAGATCCGAAAATAAGTTGCCAGCCCCATTTGACCCTAACATCAAAGACGTTCCTGATATCAAACAGTTCAACCCGGAAACGAAGACAGTATCGTTCGTAGACGGCACAGAGTTGAAGAACGTGGAAAAGGTGATTTTCTGTACTGGATACTTGAAATCTTTGCCCTTCCTACCAACGAAAGATGAACCAGGCGTTGGAAACTCTATTTTAAGCGGGTTAATTGGCGACGGTAGAAGAGTACAGAACTTGTACAACCACATTTTGCCCATCTCTTTGCCAACATTCGGTATCATTGGCCTCCCAAGATTTGTCTTGCCAACAAGATTGTCCGAAACGCAAGGTGCATGGCTAAGCAGAGTGTGGTCCGGAAGAATTCAACTACCTTCGGAAGAgatccaacaaaaatacCATGATTGGTTTGTTGAGCAAAGCGGCGAAGGTAACAAGCACCACGACTTGAATTTCCCATGGGATGTTCAATATTCACAGAGACTAAACAGAGAGATCAGACATGCTGGAAATGGTGGCTATTTTGGTGTGGAATGGAGGGGTGACCAAATTAAGGCCAGATCTTCCATCaaagctttgaaagaaggtTACACAGCTCATTTCAAGGCAACTGGAAAGAGAGCAGAATCAATTGAGGAACTGATTGAAAGCGGTTATTTCAAGTGGCCCGAAGATGCAAAATCTTGCGTTCAAGTTCCAACTTTTGTACCTTAG
- the GIS3 gene encoding Gis3p — protein MTMLVLNSGAMPILSHITQTTRILESPVSKYTYKNKNKHKHNKQKAGTKAMRSGLEEDACMMDTSTLTPSLSSVLHQIKQTNRERRNTGSTLGSSSESVLSLREYESSSDGALSDILGQKEIEGPGLGLDPFCIDDEADDDGFPECNHPLRDSRSSSVSTSRSKNRRRSRSTSTSTSRSRSTDTLCAPSPHTKIYNLGDLDLTDTLSTEDIVQPIKPIYERPKCKRMSVCSVIQDGSSDGKRPRRNSRFTPIFLENEVVEMEHWPNTTQQQQDLGVQDGIVELDMTLKRTRQQSLNPSFLRLYALETSMKQKNLLPDLNLDESILQKLSIQDIAHLNVPSDPSNKITPQQIKLALITRKKLWTDMCRITRTDLHGEYTPSNLRFVRDTRAPETNDQPAEATSLVRMNSEVKPWSQPEMSKPTMFKPCGRIPLGRNVNSKDIQYVVKGWCDYRFA, from the coding sequence ATGACGATGTTGGTGCTGAATTCTGGGGCAATGCCAATATTGAGCCATATAACACAGACGACTCGAATACTGGAGTCGCCGGTTTCGAAGTATACgtacaagaacaagaataaGCATAAGCATAATAAGCAAAAAGCCGGAACGAAAGCGATGAGAAGCggtttggaagaagatgcgTGCATGATGGATACGTCGACGCTAACGCCATCGTTAAGCAGTGTATTGCATCAGATCAAGCAGACGAATAGGGAAAGACGTAACACCGGGTCGACGCTGGGCTCCTCGAGCGAGAGCGTGTTGTCGCTGCGAGAATACGAGTCGAGTTCCGATGGAGCTTTGTCGGACATCTTGGGTCAAAAGGAGATAGAGGGGCCGGGACTTGGATTGGACCCATTTTGCATTGACGACGAGGCCGATGACGATGGGTTTCCGGAATGTAACCATCCTTTGCGTGATAGCAGGAGCTCCAGCGTAAGTACGAGCAGAAGCAAGAATAGAAGGAGAAGCAGGAGCACGagcacaagcacaagcaGGAGCAGAAGCACAGATACTTTGTGTGCACCAAGTCCACACACCAAGATATACAATTTGGGCGACCTCGACTTGACGGACACGTTGTCAACGGAGGACATCGTGCAGCCCATCAAACCTATTTATGAGAGGCCCAAGTGCAAAAGGATGAGCGTGTGCTCGGTAATCCAGGACGGATCGAGTGATGGTAAGAGACCAAGACGGAATTCTAGGTTTACACCAATCTTTCTGGAGAACGAGGTGGTCGAAATGGAACACTGGCCCAACACAACCCAGCAACAACAGGATCTCGGTGTGCAAGATGGCATAGTCGAACTCGATATGACGCTCAAAAGAACGCGTCAGCAGTCACTGAACCCATCGTTCCTTCGGCTGTACGCCCTAGAGACCAGCATGAAGCAGAAAAACCTGCTCCCAGATCTCAACTTGGACGAGTCCATCTTACAGAAACTCTCGATCCAGGACATCGCGCATCTTAACGTGCCATCGGACCCTTCAAACAAAATCACTCCTCAACAAATTAAACTAGCTTTGATtacaagaaagaagctgTGGACCGACATGTGTCGCATCACAAGAACAGACCTCCATGGCGAATATACTCCATCAAACTTGAGATTCGTTCGCGACACAAGGGCTCCGGAAACAAACGATCAGCCCGCAGAAGCCACTTCACTCGTCAGAATGAACTCTGAAGTGAAGCCATGGTCCCAGCCAGAAATGTCAAAACCAACCATGTTCAAGCCATGCGGCAGGATCCCTCTCGGAAGAAACGTCAATTCCAAAGACATCCAGTACGTCGTAAAAGGTTGGTGCGACTACAGATTTGCATGA
- the IOC2 gene encoding Ioc2p has translation MNRSRRTRRSRSESEEQAAAGAEVEAVSVEAEAEAIAPTGTDAPAGTDDAPAVSWDSFLERTTANQLNKLMPIPLDFVPFQDLIQSWYYQYSVMWLSNVCSGYWTQGFTSGKPWFTEITFDERLMLLDYQAGWSLHEEETASAAAEAAEEEGGEDEGGETGSTNLFRAILLRLLRSLEQDKTVRLEHWDEIVKYHIFNSKQRASLLWYTEDVNCKFSELNVVQQFEIIFHVIKLVERKNIGFRNYLQNHLDNFQFPEIWENDTTSLVVLPTGKIIRKQVSMSESTSSSSKQGPSIPIKLQNCVVVEQTETTIDVIHLDYSDEIDAYLGDVKIEYETLAHDYRSFVEYLETLDDEDFQEFFQGLIEYHAEAEVYGRKLYANRLKQQSLQALMVRRKRSSRLVAREEEHQKKELETKWYDKLERREQFLRHRNRVLTRRTKKLKDYLWSLLWEKFEKDFTQEKLRRRNNNNNNNGGAGAEPEPSQLQIEEIDAHVIEFGRNFKQWIVPIDEDAYAYKDDEIDTLELPVELCITQQDLDNLEKFGIPTKQYKVDSQNWYLDCKSGKHGINDFKKVKDHKIVCCEKTLRWELWEEQDPKVIEILSHGHDHLLTPRELGAVTMYDENLRRRSSRRDESASDKVSHVENRPTDRKPFDVTEPFLSARTLHQMEQELRNNFAAEVALIRTAEKKKAEEKEKRKRIKEEKKRQAQAKQNVIVQTVPQTVPQVSTQTAPQVSAQTVPQTVPQNAPPTTSPQ, from the coding sequence ATGAATCGAAGCAGAAGAACTCGAAGAAGCAGATCGGAGTCGGAAGAACAGGCTGCAGCTGGAGCTGAAGTTGAGGCAGTCTCTGTTGAAGCAGAAGCTGAAGCTATTGCTCCAACTGGAACTGATGCTCCAGCTGGAACTGACGACGCCCCAGCTGTCTCGTGGGACTCCTTTCTAGAACGCACCACCGCCAACCagttgaacaagttgatGCCCATTCCGCTCGATTTCGTGCCCTTCCAAGACCTCATCCAGTCCTGGTACTACCAGTACAGCGTAATGTGGCTCAGCAACGTGTGTTCCGGGTACTGGACGCAGGGCTTCACCAGCGGCAAGCCATGGTTCACCGAAATTACCTTTGACGAACGTCTAATGCTACTGGACTACCAGGCAGGCTGGAGTTTAcacgaagaagagacaGCAtctgcagcagcagaagcggcagaagaagaaggaggaGAAGACGAAGGAGGAGAAACTGGCTCCACCAATTTGTTCAGAGCCATATTGCTCAGGCTGCTGAGGTCGCTCGAGCAGGACAAAACGGTCCGGTTGGAACACTGGGACGAGATCGTCAAGTACCACATCTTCAACTCGAAACAACGCGCTTCCCTGCTGTGGTATACAGAAGACGTCAATTGCAAGTTCAGCGAGTTGAACGTCGTGCAACAATTCGAAATCATCTTCCATGTGATCAAACTCGTCGAAAGGAAGAACATCGGATTCAGAAACTACTTGCAAAACCATCTAGACAACTTCCAGTTCCCCGAGATCTGGGAAAACGATACAACGTCGTTGGTCGTGCTTCCCACGGGCAAAATCATCAGGAAACAGGTATCCATGAGTGAGTCCacgtcgtcgtcgtcaaAGCAAGGGCCCTCGATACCGATCAAGTTGCAGAACTGCGTCGTGGTGGAGCAAACAGAAACCACGATCGACGTGATCCATTTGGACTACTCGGATGAGATAGACGCGTACTTGGGCGACGTCAAGATCGAGTACGAGACGTTGGCACACGATTATAGAAGTTTCGTCGAGTATCTCGAGACATTGGACGACGAGGACTTCCAAGAGTTTTTCCAAGGGTTGATCGAATACCACGCCGAGGCAGAAGTGTACGGCCGCAAGCTGTATGCCAACAGGCTCAAGCAGCAGTCGCTACAGGCGCTCATGGTGAGGAGAAAACGGTCGTCGCGGTTGGTTGCGCGCGAGGAAGAGCACCAGAAGAAGGAGTTGGAAACGAAGTGGTACGACAAGCTCGAGCGCAGAGAACAGTTCCTCCGTCACCGCAACAGAGTGCTCACCAGACGCACCAAGAAACTAAAGGACTACTTGTGGTCGCTACTATGGGAGAAGTTTGAGAAGGACTTTACGCAGGAGAAGCTGAGGAGGaggaacaacaacaacaacaacaacggTGGGGCCGGAGCTGAACCCGAGCCGTCGCAGCTGCAAATCGAAGAGATCGACGCGCACGTGATCGAGTTTGGCAGGAACTTCAAGCAATGGATCGTGCCCATCGACGAGGACGCGTACGCATACAAAGACGACGAGATCGACACGCTGGAACTCCCGGTAGAGTTGTGCATAACGCAGCAAGATTTAGACAACCTCGAAAAGTTTGGCATTCCCACAAAGCAGTACAAAGTGGACTCGCAAAACTGGTACCTCGATTGCAAGAGCGGGAAGCACGGCATCAACGATttcaagaaggtgaaggaCCACAAGATTGTGTGCTGCGAAAAGACGCTGAGATGGGAATTGTGGGAGGAACAGGACCCCAAAGTGATAGAAATTCTTTCGCACGGACACGACCATTTGCTAACGCCCAGGGAATTGGGCGCTGTGACCATGTACGACGAGAACTTGCGGAGAAGGTCGTCGAGACGCGACGAGTCAGCTAGTGACAAGGTATCGCATGTGGAAAACAGGCCTACAGACAGAAAACCGTTTGACGTTACAGAGCCGTTCCTCAGCGCTAGGACCTTGCACCAGATGGAACAAGAGCTAAGGAACAACTTTGCAGCCGAGGTGGCTCTAATTAGGACGGccgaaaagaagaaggctgaagagaaagagaagcgTAAGAGGattaaagaagagaaaaagagacaAGCTCAGGCCAAGCAGAACGTGATTGTACAGACTGTGCCTCAGACCGTGCCTCAGGTTTCGACTCAGACTGCGCCTCAGGTGTCGGCTCAGACTGTGCCCCAGACTGTGCCTCAAAACGCGCCTCCAACCACGTCGCCAcagtga
- the KIN2 gene encoding serine/threonine protein kinase KIN2 translates to MPSAQDYHVNPHFQMGEREPEREPGSVGQAPKAPATPRMMGRRGSENPGLMPPASISNGQGQVQGQGQGQASVPGSVQTPVQTPVQTQGAAHSHSSDVASNNKPFHRKSLGDWDFLETVGAGSMGKVKLARHRVTNEVCAIKIVNRAAKSYMHKQNQLPPPKTEEELLERKKKLEKELSRDRRTIREASLGQVLYHPHICRLFEMCTMSNHFYMLFEYVSGGQLLDYIIQHGSLREKHARKFVRGIASALQYLHQNNIVHRDLKIENIMISTSGEIKIIDFGLSNLYDFKKQLHTFCGSLYFAAPELLKANPYVGPEVDIWSFGVVIYVLVCGKVPFDDENASVLHEKIKKGKVEYPQHLSIECISLLSKMLVVDPVKRASLKQVCNHQWMQRGFDFPPPSYVPHRVPLTVEMLDINVIKEMHRLELVHDINDAFQVLRDIIESPEYKELSRQYWFNVQNSNSQDDPTRAYSPLLSIYYLVDEMLKRKLAKRLQKQQQLQQFQQQQQQQQQQQQSIRSAASYGSQDAYQAQSSSMFPAAQVDTSIPQPDHSPPKTLQQPVSVNNSKSRYATSSAQNSRTTPSTNSNNTNVPPTGNTNSPSAYIPSNVERASNITASPVKNKQLPEIMIPPKLTVPELAYTSPTRKSSENNPDIDTVMSPSPGPAEYNPQHEQSKPLQQQQQGQHQHHSGKYIFGSEGGGSSTANAEKPRIGSIFRRLSQRHRHGHSISQAQGPLHNQTQMQESRSSLEPSASAMTRNRKTHTRTVSEHVPSTSSRYTSDAYYTERIPRDMQGDLPALPPNADVLVKQQEEKLHDLKLNNSDLEDQSENEMNNKIDENQPLALLSAPKGKKLHPSARAKSVGHARRESLKYSRPPVPETEITTATIDNGLEQTQVRSNDDGFLQSNSDNNLMAVDDISPWEELTDEQIIERASKAPPGSMPSIDFPRSLFLKGFFSVQTTSSKPLPVVRYKIISTLKKLNIEFKEVKGGFICCHRQSYVSQEQPPGHGRHPSIIINESSSMESNGSTLNSHRRQHSIPSRHGSVRRHGSIKQPGIPATPLAATTHERNLSITSPRTSNAQILEEVSTASLETLNNQEDILTNSKAHDMNIFMIDNKSSEQSSKERPPLKFEIHIVKVKLVGLAGVHFKKVSGNTWMYKELASHILKELNL, encoded by the coding sequence ATGCCATCAGCTCAGGATTACCACGTGAATCCGCATTTCCAGATGGGGGAGCGGGAGCCAGAGCGGGAGCCAGGGTCCGTTGGACAGGCGCCCAAGGCGCCAGCTACGCCGCGTATGATGGGCCGTCGGGGTTCGGAGAACCCGGGGCTCATGCCTCCAGCTAGTATTTCCAATGGCCAAGGCCAGGTTCAGGGtcaaggccaaggccagGCTTCTGTGCCTGGGAGCGTACAGACTCCAGTTCAGACCCCAGTGCAAACACAGGGCGCGGCCCACTCGCATTCCAGCGACGTGGCCAGCAATAATAAGCCTTTCCACAGAAAATCGTTGGGCGACTGGGATTTCCTAGAGACAGTGGGCGCAGGGTCCATGGGTAAAGTCAAACTCGCAAGACACAGGGTCACAAACGAGGTATGCGCCATCAAAATCGTCAACAGGGCTGCAAAATCGTATATGCACAAACAGAACCAGCTTCCCCCTCCTAAAACCGAGGAAGAGTTGCTCGAGCGCAAGAAAAAGTTGGAAAAAGAACTCTCGCGCGATAGAAGAACCATCAGAGAAGCTTCGTTGGGCCAGGTGCTCTACCATCCGCACATTTGCCGGCTCTTCGAAATGTGTACCATGAGTAACCATTTCTACATGCTCTTCGAATACGTTTCTGGTGGTCAACTTTTGGACTACATCATCCAGCATGGTTCCCTCAGAGAAAAACACGCTAGGAAGTTTGTGCGCGGTATCGCCAGTGCATTGCAATACTTGCATCAGAATAACATTGTGCATAGAGATTTGAAGATTGAAAATATCATGATTTCCACCAGTGGCGAGATCAAAATCATCGATTTCGGTCTCTCCAACTTGTACGACTTCAAGAAACAGTTACACACTTTTTGCGGCTCGCTTTACTTCGCCGCTCCAGAATTACTCAAGGCGAACCCATACGTGGGGCCCGAGGTCGATATATGGTCCTTCGGTGTTGTAATATACGTGCTCGTATGCGGTAAAGTGCCATTCGACGATGAAAACGCTAGCGTCTTGCatgaaaaaattaaaaaggGGAAGGTCGAATACCCACAACATCTCTCCATCGAATGCATTTCTTTATTGTCAAAAATGTTGGTCGTAGACCCGGTAAAGAGAGCCTCTTTGAAACAGGTGTGCAATCACCAATGGATGCAAAGAGGATTCGATTTCCCTCCTCCATCTTATGTCCCTCATCGAGTGCCGTTGACAGTCGAAATGCTTGATATTAACGTCATCAAGGAAATGCATCGCCTAGAGTTGGTCCACGACATCAACGACGCGTTCCAAGTCTTGAGAGATATCATTGAATCTCCGGAATATAAAGAACTCTCAAGGCAGTATTGGTTTAACGTGCAAAATTCAAACTCTCAGGATGATCCAACTAGAGCTTATAGCCCTCTACTTTCCATCTACTACTTGGTCGACGAAATGTTGAAGAGAAAACTCGCTAAAAGACtacaaaaacaacagcAGTTACAGcaattccaacaacaacaacaacaacagcagcagcagcagcagagCATCCGTTCAGCAGCGTCGTATGGATCTCAAGACGCTTACCAAGCACAGTCTTCTTCTATGTTCCCGGCAGCACAAGTGGACACTTCGATTCCACAACCAGATCATTCCCCACCAAAGACTCTTCAACAACCAGTCTCTGTAAATAATTCTAAGAGTCGTTACGCAACAAGTTCTGCTCAAAATTCCAGGACTACCCCATCAACTAATTCCAATAATACTAATGTACCTCCTACAGGAAACACTAATTCGCCATCGGCTTATATTCCTTCAAATGTTGAAAGAGCGTCCAATATAACGGCTTCTCCGGTAAAGAATAAGCAGCTCCCTGAAATTATGATTCCACCAAAATTAACAGTTCCAGAACTTGCTTATACTTCACCAACCAGAAAATCAAGTGAAAACAATCCGGATATTGACACTGTCATGTCTCCTTCTCCTGGTCCCGCAGAATATAATCCACAGCACGAACAATCAAAACCTttgcaacaacagcaacaggggcaacatcaacatcatagtggtaaatatatatttggaTCAGAAGGAGGCGGATCTTCAACAGCTAACGCCGAGAAACCTAGAATTGGATCCATTTTCCGTAGACTTTCGCAACGTCACCGCCACGGTCACAGTATTAGCCAAGCTCAAGGACCTCTTCACAATCAAACTCAGATGCAAGAATCCAGGTCATCTTTGGAACCCTCTGCTAGTGCTATGACCAGGAATCGGAAAACTCACACTCGTACTGTCTCAGAACATGTACCGTCAACCTCATCCAGGTACACATCTGATGCTTATTATACCGAAAGGATTCCCAGGGATATGCAAGGTGATCTGCCAGCACTACCACCTAACGCTGATGTGCTGGTAAAGCAACAGGAAGAGAAATTACAcgatttgaaattgaataaCAGCGACCTCGAGGATCAatcagaaaatgaaatgaataataaaattgatgaaaacCAACCTCTCGCACTTCTGTCTGCACCTAAGGGCAAGAAGTTGCATCCAAGCGCAAGAGCAAAATCGGTGGGTCATGCTCGTCGtgaatctttgaaataCAGTCGTCCTCCTGTtccagaaacagaaattaCCACTGCAACCATCGATAACGGATTGGAGCAAACTCAAGTGCGCAGCAATGATGATGGCTTCCTGCAATCGAATTCTGATAATAACCTAATGGCAGTTGACGATATATCACCATGGGAAGAACTCACAGATGAGCAAATTATTGAGAGAGCTTCCAAGGCGCCACCAGGTTCCATGCCATCTATTGACTTCCCTCGTTCGTTGTTCTTGAAGGGCTTTTTCTCAGTGCAAACAACTTCCTCAAAACCTTTGCCTGTTGTCAGATATAAAATTATAAGCACGCTCAAGAAATTAAACATTGAGTTTAAGGAGGTCAAGGGTGGTTTCATTTGTTGTCACAGACAATCATATGTTTCACAAGAACAACCTCCAGGTCATGGTAGACACCCatccattattattaatgaatcttcttcaatggaatcCAATGGTTCTACCCTGAACTCCCACAGAAGACAACACTCGATACCATCCCGTCATGGTTCTGTCAGAAGACACGGCTCTATTAAGCAGCCGGGTATTCCAGCGACACCTTTGGCCGCAACAACTCATGAACGGAATTTATCTATCACATCACCTCGTACAAGCAATGCTCAAATACTGGAAGAGGTTTCTACTGCTTCTTTGGAGACTTTGAACAACCAAGAGGACATATTGACCAATTCTAAGGCACATGATATGAACATATTCATGATTGATAACAAGAGCAGTGAACAATCTAGTAAAGAGAGACCACCATTAAAGTTCGAAATTCATATTGTTAAAGTCAAACTTGTTGGTCTAGCGGGTGTTCACTTTAAAAAGGTCTCCGGTAACACATGGATGTATAAAGAACTGGCGTCTCATATCCTCAAAGAACTAAACTTATAG
- the HRT3 gene encoding SCF ubiquitin ligase complex subunit HRT3: MDEGIDAITLWEQGTAKERAGAMTDAIKYYRKALKIEPNVEKIYRKKLHEEWKLSEELKKLELSEGAENASTNEQSEEIPQEEIDLPPCWILEMLSDEILLRIINEIVLSSAETWVNLSLTCKKFNALCFSDSTPYRTFARYIYSRQVYNENEMRLNGISDVQTLADTIWGQNYKKMLTERPYIKFHGVYISVVNYLRHGSIPEGSSSLLNPIHMITYYRYLRFYPNGSCLRLLTTNDPSIVVPSFSIENQPDIKDADICTWSLSLDEGLGRLAIKRTRTKDELEFLEELQISNQGHRPFNKLKWINSSATKLDGTVMEFSLQKEKPFIFSRVKYYSTD; encoded by the coding sequence ATGGACGAAGGGATTGACGCCATCACACTATGGGAGCAAGGTACTGCCAAAGAGCGTGCTGGTGCAATGACCGATGCAATTAAGTACTATCGGAAGGCATTAAAGATAGAGCCCAACGTCGAAAAGATATACCGAAAGAAGCTACACGAGGAGTGGAAGTTGAGCGAGGAGCTAAAGAAGCTCGAATTGAGCGAGGGTGCGGAGAACGCTTCGACGAATGAGCAAAGCGAAGAAATACCGCAAGAAGAGATAGACCTGCCTCCATGCTGGATTCTAGAGATGCTATCTGACGAAATACTACTGAGAATCATCAATGAGATCGTTCTAAGCTCAGCAGAGACCTGGGTGAATCTATCTTTGACATGCAAGAAGTTTAACGCGCTGTGCTTCAGCGATTCTACGCCGTATCGCACATTCGCCAGGTATATTTATTCAAGACAAGTCTACAACGAGAACGAAATGAGATTGAACGGCATATCTGACGTCCAGACACTTGCCGACACCATCTGGGGCCAAAACTACAAGAAAATGCTCACGGAAAGACCCTACATCAAGTTCCATGGCGTCTACATCAGCGTGGTAAACTACTTGCGACATGGATCCATTCCAGAAGGTTCCTCATCGCTGCTAAATCCAATCCACATGATAACCTACTACAGATACTTGCGTTTCTACCCGAACGGCTCGTGCTTACGACTACTTACCACGAACGACCCAAGCATTGTTGTTCCATCTTTCTCCATCGAAAACCAGCCGGACATCAAAGATGCTGATATATGTACCTGGTCGCTATCTCTTGACGAAGGACTTGGAAGGCTAGCCATCAAAAGGACAAGAACGAAAGACGAGCTAGAGTTTCTAGAGGAACTACAGATTTCCAACCAAGGACACAGGCCcttcaacaagttgaagTGGATCAACTCTTCTGCTACAAAATTGGACGGAACAGTGATGGAATTCTCCTtgcaaaaggaaaaacccTTTATATTCTCCAGAGTCAAGTACTATTCGACGGACTAA